One genomic window of Actinomycetes bacterium includes the following:
- a CDS encoding BTAD domain-containing putative transcriptional regulator: MGSRKARTLLALLAADPTVPHDADWLAERLWSGDAPQEPADNVATLVSRLRGALGAGAILGDRTGWRLGDVSVDVREAHALVRAAGSCLATEPALALSSATSALGLLDGEALVGEPAADWIDALRAEVHRLAGEARHAGAVAALAVDDPQLAVRLAEESCAADPFDEVAVRLLMRASSAAGEPARGLAAYERLRHVLAEELGTDPAPETRQVFQDVLAERPPEAEPPALDRVRVPVPAPTSQAASARLAGLPSQVIAGREEELARLRERWGRAVAGEPGLLLLCGEAGIGKTRLAGELVAMVRATGGSVLQARCYETESSLLLQPLVDALRPAILRSSPAALREIAGDRAATLALLVPEVADVLGPMPREVATPETERRLAFEAVASVVRRLASRAPVLLLLDDLQVAGLSTLDGVHLLVRRAGSAPLLVVATLRTEEGHEAVSRLGELAERLDVGPLSPAAVEALAASAGQRQLAGSIMARTGGHSLFVVETLRALREGQEGIPSTLSDAVTRRVARAGPEVEELARAAAVLGASFEPETVAGLLELGEPVAARRCEALVAARLTVASGRTYEFVNDLVHEVLYATTPEPTRHTYHRRAAELLADQPERAAPHAAAAGQWARAATYWLDAADQASRRFVLPDAERLLDQGIAAAVEAGDPQLQLRGYLDRGRVRETVGSYPQAMADFRVALELAEREGLEHGQMHAHRELAGDAAVGMGLGLDAGATHLQAALELAARLGETTVEAGLLARSAVLASNRLRFAEALDLGRRAVAAGRASGDTRALALGLDGLKTVYAYTGRIAELTALTDELEVLLRRAGNLHLLQWTVFERAMVPLARGGWDQARSLVEEALAISRRSGRIGHESWYLAHLGWIARLRGDLDDAVAQGRRSLDVPSTTHTWFQSTACAMQAANVLARSGDAARDEALLLLRRGLAAAESGSAESYRLRCLAPLAELTGDVEPLAAADDMLRSATFAPGCAWVHGLEAYLALARAWRAAGDDGRAREVLTSVVGPAEDAGWRALMEASGVYALVAELAPRPQNRSASRAAARRAPSEGTSR, translated from the coding sequence GTGGGGTCGCGCAAGGCGCGCACGCTGCTCGCCCTCCTGGCGGCGGACCCGACGGTCCCGCACGACGCGGACTGGCTCGCGGAGCGCCTCTGGTCCGGCGACGCCCCGCAGGAGCCCGCGGACAACGTCGCGACCCTCGTCAGCAGGCTGCGCGGCGCCCTGGGGGCCGGCGCGATCCTCGGCGACCGTACGGGTTGGCGCCTCGGCGATGTCTCGGTCGACGTGCGCGAGGCACATGCGCTGGTGCGCGCGGCCGGGTCGTGCCTGGCCACGGAGCCGGCGCTGGCCCTCTCCTCGGCGACCTCCGCGCTCGGTCTCCTCGACGGCGAGGCCCTCGTCGGTGAGCCGGCGGCCGACTGGATCGACGCGCTGCGCGCAGAGGTACATCGGCTCGCCGGCGAGGCGCGGCACGCCGGCGCCGTTGCCGCCCTGGCGGTGGACGACCCACAGCTCGCCGTCCGGCTGGCCGAGGAGTCGTGCGCGGCGGACCCCTTCGACGAGGTCGCCGTACGGTTGCTGATGCGCGCGTCGTCGGCGGCGGGGGAGCCGGCCCGCGGCCTGGCCGCGTACGAGCGGCTGCGCCACGTTCTCGCCGAGGAGCTCGGGACCGACCCGGCACCGGAGACCCGCCAGGTCTTCCAGGACGTCCTCGCCGAACGCCCCCCGGAGGCGGAACCGCCCGCACTCGACCGGGTTAGGGTCCCCGTCCCGGCGCCGACGTCGCAGGCCGCCTCGGCTCGCCTCGCCGGGCTGCCGAGCCAGGTCATCGCCGGACGCGAGGAGGAGCTGGCCCGGCTGCGCGAGCGGTGGGGGAGAGCGGTGGCTGGCGAGCCGGGGCTGCTGCTGCTGTGCGGCGAGGCGGGGATCGGCAAGACCCGGTTGGCGGGTGAGCTCGTGGCCATGGTTCGCGCGACCGGCGGCAGCGTGCTGCAGGCCCGCTGCTACGAGACCGAGAGCTCCCTGCTGCTCCAGCCGCTCGTCGACGCGCTGCGCCCGGCGATCCTGCGCTCCAGCCCGGCAGCCCTCCGGGAGATCGCCGGCGACCGCGCAGCCACGCTCGCGCTGCTCGTGCCCGAGGTCGCGGACGTCCTCGGGCCGATGCCCCGGGAGGTCGCGACGCCGGAGACCGAACGCCGGCTCGCCTTCGAGGCCGTGGCCAGCGTGGTCCGTCGCCTGGCCAGCCGCGCACCCGTCCTGCTGCTGCTCGACGACCTCCAGGTGGCCGGCCTGTCCACCCTGGACGGCGTCCACCTGCTCGTCCGCCGCGCGGGATCGGCACCGCTGCTCGTGGTGGCGACCCTTCGAACCGAGGAGGGCCACGAGGCGGTGTCCCGCCTCGGCGAGCTGGCGGAACGTCTCGACGTCGGCCCGCTGTCGCCGGCCGCGGTGGAGGCGCTGGCGGCGTCGGCCGGGCAGCGCCAGCTGGCGGGATCGATCATGGCGCGGACCGGGGGCCACTCGCTGTTCGTCGTGGAGACCCTGCGCGCGCTCCGGGAGGGACAGGAGGGCATCCCCTCGACCCTGAGCGACGCCGTGACCCGGCGCGTGGCGAGAGCCGGGCCGGAGGTCGAGGAGCTGGCCCGCGCCGCCGCGGTCCTCGGCGCGTCCTTCGAGCCCGAGACTGTGGCCGGACTGCTCGAGCTGGGCGAGCCCGTCGCCGCGCGTCGGTGCGAGGCCCTGGTGGCTGCGCGCCTCACGGTCGCGTCCGGGCGGACATATGAGTTCGTCAACGACCTCGTCCACGAGGTGCTGTACGCCACCACGCCGGAGCCGACCCGGCACACCTACCACCGGCGCGCGGCTGAGCTGCTCGCCGACCAGCCCGAGCGGGCCGCGCCCCACGCCGCGGCGGCCGGACAGTGGGCACGCGCAGCGACGTACTGGCTCGATGCCGCTGACCAGGCCAGCCGCCGCTTCGTGCTGCCGGATGCCGAGCGGCTGCTCGACCAGGGCATCGCGGCCGCCGTCGAGGCCGGCGATCCCCAGCTGCAGCTGCGCGGCTATCTCGACCGTGGCCGGGTACGCGAGACCGTCGGCTCCTATCCGCAGGCCATGGCCGACTTCCGGGTCGCCCTCGAGCTCGCGGAACGTGAGGGGCTCGAGCACGGGCAGATGCACGCACATCGCGAGCTCGCCGGCGACGCCGCGGTCGGCATGGGGCTCGGCCTCGACGCTGGGGCCACGCATCTGCAGGCGGCGCTCGAGCTGGCGGCGCGCCTCGGCGAGACCACGGTCGAGGCCGGTCTGTTGGCGCGATCCGCCGTCCTCGCGAGCAACCGGCTGCGCTTCGCCGAGGCACTCGACCTGGGCCGGCGGGCGGTCGCGGCGGGGCGGGCGTCCGGTGACACGCGGGCGCTCGCGCTGGGTCTCGACGGGCTCAAGACCGTCTATGCCTACACCGGCCGCATCGCCGAGCTGACCGCACTCACCGACGAGCTCGAGGTCTTGCTGCGCCGGGCCGGGAACCTGCACCTGCTGCAGTGGACGGTCTTCGAGCGGGCCATGGTGCCGCTGGCGCGGGGCGGGTGGGACCAGGCGCGATCGCTGGTCGAGGAGGCGCTGGCGATCTCGCGGCGCAGCGGACGGATCGGCCACGAGAGCTGGTACCTCGCCCATCTCGGGTGGATCGCGCGCCTGAGGGGCGACCTCGACGACGCCGTCGCCCAGGGCCGGCGCTCCCTCGACGTTCCCTCGACGACGCACACGTGGTTCCAGTCGACGGCGTGCGCGATGCAGGCGGCGAACGTGCTGGCTCGCTCGGGCGACGCGGCGCGTGACGAGGCCCTCCTCCTGCTGCGTCGGGGTCTGGCTGCCGCCGAGAGCGGCAGCGCCGAGAGCTACCGGCTGCGCTGCCTCGCCCCGCTGGCGGAGCTCACCGGCGATGTGGAGCCGCTCGCAGCCGCCGACGACATGCTGCGCTCTGCGACTTTTGCGCCAGGCTGCGCCTGGGTCCACGGCCTGGAGGCCTACCTCGCCCTCGCCCGCGCGTGGCGGGCGGCCGGCGACGACGGACGGGCTCGCGAGGTCCTGACCTCCGTGGTCGGGCCGGCCGAGGACGCGGGCTGGCGAGCCTTGATGGAGGCCTCCGGCGTCTACGCCCTCGTGGCCGAGCTCGCCCCGCGACCTCAGAACAGGTCGGCGAGCCGGGCGGCTGCCCGCCGAGCGCCGTCCGAGGGGACGTCGAGGTAG